The Colletes latitarsis isolate SP2378_abdomen chromosome 14, iyColLati1, whole genome shotgun sequence genome has a segment encoding these proteins:
- the LOC143350033 gene encoding dihydrolipoyllysine-residue succinyltransferase component of 2-oxoglutarate dehydrogenase complex, mitochondrial produces MAAMLSNCSRFVPRAITRISISRTKVVRSLSSQGRILFIHTEHVINKNSRLCTKYKKFHCRIDQARYIHSTSSLWDLKEVVVPAFAESVSEGDVRWEKKVGDQVKEDDVLCEIETDKTSVPVPAPGSGVLKEIFVKDGATVKPGQKLCTLDIGATGGAAPAAEAPKPAAKAPSPPSPAAAPPPPPPPPPPPPPTSSAAPPPPPSAVPPPAARPPPPQAPTASMPVAAIKHAQSLEGAKVQLPPSDYTREIIGTRTEQRVKMNRMRLRIAERLKEAQNTNAMLTTFNEIDMSRIMEFRKMHQESFTKKYGLKLGFMSPFIAASAYALKDQPVVNAVIDSTDIVYRDYIDISVAVATPKGLVVPVIRSVENKNFADIEIALAAMSDKARKGKISVEDMDGGTFTISNGGVFGSLMGMPIINPPQSAILGMHGVFDRPIAVKGEVVIRPMMYVALTYDHRLIDGREAVMFLRKIKEAVEDPRIILAGL; encoded by the exons ATGGCCGCGATGCTGTCTAACTGTTCGCGGTTCGTGCCTCGTGCAATAACACGAATTAGTATATCACGAACGAAG GTTGTGAGGTCTTTATCTAGCCAAG GGCGCATACTATTTATCCACACCGAACATGTGATCAACAAGAACTCTCGATT GTGtacaaaatataagaaatttcACTGCCGGATAGACCAAGCAAGATATATACATTCAACATCTTCATTAT GGGACTTAAAGGAAGTTGTAGTACCAGCGTTTGCAGAAAGTGTAAGTGAAGGAGATGTCAGATGGGAAAAGAAAGTTGGTGATCAAGTTAAGGAAGATGATGTTCTGTGTGAAATTGAAACAGATAAG ACTTCAGTTCCTGTACCAGCACCTGGTTCTGGTGTTCTAAAAGAAATCTTTGTAAAAGATGGTGCTACTGTAAAACCAGGACAAAAATTATGTACTCTTGACATTGGTGCTACTGGTGGAGCAGCACCAGCAGCAGAAGCACCAAAGCCTGCTGCAAAGGCTCCATCTCCACCATCTCCTGCTGCAGCacctccaccaccaccaccaccaccgccaccgccgccgcctACTTCATCAGCTGCACCACCTCCACCTCCATCAGCTGTACCACCTCCAGCAGCTCGTCCTCCACCTCCGCAAGCACCTACAGCCTCCATGCCAGTTGCTGCAATTAAGCATGCTCAA tcTTTAGAAGGTGCAAAAGTTCAATTACCTCCCTCTGATTACACACGTGAAATAATTGGCACAAGGACAGAACAGCGAGTGAAGATGAATAGGATGCGATTACGTATCGCGGAACGACTAAAAGAAGCTCAAAATACAAATGCTATGTTGACAACGTTTAACGAAATTGACATGAG TCGCATCATGGAATTCCGTAAAATGCACCAAGAAAGTTTTACGAAGAAGTATGGTTTGAAACTTGGATTTATGAGTCCATTTATTGCAGCAAGTGCTTATGCATTGAAAGACCAACCAGTAGTAAACGCTGTAATAGACAGCACTGACATAGTTTATAGAGACTATATCGATATCAGTGTCGCAGTTGCAACACCAAAAGGTCTTGTTGTTCCAGTTATTCGCAGTGTAGAAAATAAGAACTTTGCAGACATTGAAATCGCTCTGGCAGCTATGAGCGATAAAGCAAGAAAAGGCAAAATATCTGTAGAAGACATGGATGGTGGTACATTCACAATAAGTAATGGTGGTGTTTTTGGTTCTCTAATGGGAATGCCTATTATTAATCCGCCACAGAGCGCAATTCTTGGAATGCATGGAGTATTTGATAGACCTATTGCAGTAAAGGGCGAG GTCGTAATTCGTCCAATGATGTATGTAGCTTTGACATACGATCATCGATTAATCGATGGGCGCGAGGCTGTGATGTTTTTGAGGAAAATCAAGGAAGCTGTTGAAGATCCCAGAATTATCTTAGCTGGCCTTTAA
- the LOC143349857 gene encoding MAD2L1-binding protein — protein sequence MNIHVALDEPLTSNTCVKLIIELLKYILYQKQQIPFTYDSLTRMQKNVKSTDRNLFCIKTLLNSLKCTSEQLDLQFHLTGCKVKEIAILIGATIMSPKLHIRLEFPPDILNSEEHYECKHTSRKPLLSLMRSMLECSKFQDAISSPINLTNTFVFIQKSDSHSMSEFFLPKPQYIPPTQNTNCFFIKLHHNDQIKMDCNCIDIIKVYNELSESNTNKDRNIQHLHNSNEDTTNIPYQWYQSREVIKGFKYIR from the exons ATGAATATTCACGTAGCATTGGATGAACCTTTGACAAGCAATACTTGCGTGAAACTTATAATTGaacttttaaaatatattttatatcaaaaaCAACAAATACCATTTACATATGATTCGTTAACTCGAATGCAAAAAAATGTGAAATCAACTGacagaaatttattttgtataaaaacctTATTAAACTCTTTAAAATGTACATCAGAACAGTTGGACTTGCAGTTTCATCTCACAGGATGCAAAGTAAAAGAAATTGCTATACTTATTGGTGCTACTATAATGTCACCAAAGCTGCACATTAGACTGGAATTTCCACCTGATATTCTTAATAGTGAAGAACACTATGAATGTAAACACACTTCTAGGAAACCTCTGTTAAGCCTAATGAG gTCAATGTTAGAATGTTCTAAATTTCAAGATGCAATATCTTCACCAATAAATCTTACAAACACTTTTGTATTTATACAAAAAAGTGATAGTCATTCAATGTCTGAGTTCTTTTTACCTAAGCCACAATATATACCTCCAACACAAAATACAAATTGTTTCTTCATTAAATTGCATCACAATGATCAAATAAAAATGGATTGTAATTGCATAGATATCATAAAAGTTTACAATGAATTATCTGAATCTAATACCAATAAAGATAGGAATATTCAGCATTTACATAATTCAAATGAGGACACTACAAACATTCCATATCAGTGGTATCAATCCAGAGAAGTAATTAAAGGATTCAAATATATAAGATGA
- the LOC143350229 gene encoding uncharacterized protein LOC143350229, with the protein MQLLEEYHELIERDATDISYLWKLIQIFLYFVCAISGYVCSILFYLIWQQSFNGNCPLWAKSVSMLIMDSILDDTVNKYTTNSSYTDWWNYVITTYDYRYKCIMYFMTCFLSCIFGIVWLTLFFICGKGGYNMMILQAPWRIVPYAMFFNLIFAIITTYITIDLEEGYKKFSNDVKNVFFKMNSNYEIPKNIRCEIQITVFHR; encoded by the exons ATGCAACTTTTGGAAGAATACCACGAACTTATTGAGCGCGATGCAACTGATATTTCCTATTTATGGAAACTTATACAAATATTTCTTTACTTCGTATGTGCAATCAGCGGTTACGTTTGTAGCATTTTATTCTATTTGATATgg cAACAGTCTTTTAATGGAAACTGTCCACTTTGGGCAAAATCTGTTTCAATGTTAATAATGGACTCAATATTAGATGACACTGTTAATAAATATACAACAAATTCAAGTTATACAGATTGGTGGAACTATGTCATTACCACTTATGATTATAGATATAAGTGCATCATGTATTTTATGACATGTTTTTTGTCCTGTATATTTGGAATTGTATGGCTCACTTTATTTTTCATCTGTGGAAAAGGTGGCTATAATATGATGAT ATTACAAGCACCATGGAGAATTGTTCCTTATGCaatgttttttaatttaatatttgcaaTAATAACAACATATATCACCATTGACTTAGAGGAAGGATATAAAAAATTTAGTAATGATGTAAAGAATGTTTTCTTCAAAATGAACAGCAATTATGAAATACCAAAGAATATAAGGTGTGAAATACAAATTACTGTATTTCATAGATAG
- the H gene encoding transcriptional corepressor hairless, with protein sequence MREKSAECHAHAGHVRGTTEMCSRDPPTLHSTLTKANGKNSSPQPTHHSETRIDSNILPTPGGRLKFFKDGKFILELSHRRDGERTTWFPVPKKTFWPPASTTPNRQESSTSLSVSDDNSSVQSSPWQRDHCWKQAHPRRRISTEFNFYYYRNPRNRLCTHPRLIARKRRRPLDPTSHLLIPESVTNYIKPTRKANSTSTGKVLNLIIDKLARLLDPNVVSPRKRILRELERVSLEDQASKRRATPQPVCTTSASTSPKQLSSYSITSILGEDKPSHEQGFLRNLLKPDDRQTVKYSSSNSYPRVRVDPYIGTINTPLQHPLYGVPMLPPGPYRAPLWMHYPSPVHYPPPMQLYAPPPPHPPSPPVHHYKDYREQTLTPPSDMPLNLSKHAG encoded by the exons ATGCGTGAGAAGTCAGCAGAATGTCATGCTCACGCAGGTCACGTGAGAGGCACAACTGAAATGTGCTCACGTGATCCTCCTACATTGCACTCAACCCTTACCAAGGCAAATGGTAAAAATTCAAGCCCCCAGCCAACTCATCATTCGGAAACACGTATTGATAGCAATATACTTCCAACGCCTGGTggacgattaaaattttttaaagatggaaaatttattttggaGCTATCCCATCGTAGGGATGGAGAAAGAACTACATGGTTTCCAGTTCCAAAAAAGACCTTTTGGCCACCTGCTAGCACAACTCCAAATAGGCAGGAGAGTTCTACTTCTCTTAGTG TCTCTGATGATAATTCATCGGTTCAGTCAAGTCCTTGGCAAAGAGATCATTGTTGGAAACAAGCTCATCCAAGACGTAGGATATCCACAGAGTTTAATTTTTACTATTATAGAAATCCAAGAAATCGTCTGTGTACGCATCCTCGCTTAATTGCAAGAAAACGTAGACGTCCATTAGATCCAACTTCGCACCTACTTATTCCAGAATCAGTAACAAATTATATTAAGCCAACACGCAAGGCGAATAGTACATCAACAGGAAAGGTTTTAAATTTAATCATCGACAAATTAGCACGTCTTCTAGATCCTAATGTTGTTTCACCTCGCAAACGTATTTTACGCGAATTGGAGAGAGTATCATTAGAAGATCAGGCATCCAAAAGACGTGCAACGCCACAACCTGTTTGTACAACGAGTGCTTCAACATCGCCAAAACAATTATCATCGTACAGTATAACAAGTATCTTGGGAGAAGATAAACCAAGTCATGAACAAGGCTTTTTGAGAAATTTATTGAAGCCAGATGACAGACAAACTGTGAAATACTCATCAAGTAACTCGTATCCAAGGGTACGAGTGGATCCATACATTGGTACTATAAATACACCTCTTCAGCATCCACTTTATGGTGTACCAATGTTACCTCCTGGACCATATAGAGCACCCTTATGGATGCATTATCCATCGCCCGTCCATTATCCACCTCCTATGCAATTGTATGCACCACCACCACCTCATCCTCCATCTCCTCCAGTTCATCATTACAAAGACTACAGGGAACAAACTCTCACACCTCCTTCAG ATATGCCTTTAAATCTGTCGAAGCATGCGGGTTGA